TAAAACACAAGATTAACTGAAGTATAAAGAGATTTGACCGTTGCCAGAAATTTCCCCCGAATACCTATTTTGGACAGCTTGTACCAGAGACTTACTCTATCTACATAGTCAAACGCTTTACGAAAATATACGAAACAACAATAGAGACGTTTTTTCTTAGACAAAGCTTTCAAAATTATAGTTTGCAAAGCGAATATAGCATCAATTGTACTAACACCAGGTCTGAATCCGAATTGAGCGTCCGTTAAAATGTCATGTCTGGTACAGACACCTAATACTCTTTTGTTGAGAATTgatgtaaacaatttacataaataGCTAATTAAACATAAACAGCGTATTTATCAACAAACATAATTAAGTTTGAGAGGTAAGAATTCTTAAGGGTTACATAACACAACAAAAGTAACGGTAGTCTGCTATTCTACGAAATAGTATTTTTGGCTTTTTCTCAGATTGGAAGAAAAAGGAGCcttttttatttgttcattaCTTTTAAACATCAAGGTAGTATTAGACAGCAAGCCCGTTATTTATCAATTAACCAGATAAAGAGGTGAAATACGATACCATTtatccagtacattatgtattctCATTAATCATTAAAAAAGTATCTGAAATCTTTTGGATTATGGTTAAAGGATGAATTATGTAAGTTctgaatatatcaaaatatacagcTTATCATCATAGTTACTCATAAActgtatttattataatattttccatAAAGTTGAGATATGTTGTCTTTCAATTTCAAAAGACATGCCTATAATTATGTCAAAGTAGATATGACGTAAGCAGATATTCAATGGTACGACGGGTAACTGAATAACAAGACGAGTAAGGTGGTCAAGTCTTCGATCTTAAAAGGTGTTCAAAAAGGGGCACATGTAGCTTGCCTCAACCCTGAGCGAATCAGAGCGACAAAAGAATTGATTCCTACTTAAGAGTCAGAGACGATTTCATATGCTAAACAAATTCCAAGTTTACTTCATTTTCGTCCCGACAAATCGGTTCGAAAAAAACTCTGACATGCATTCTTGAAAAGattatttaatcaaatattaTCGATGGATATTTGTCTCCCAGTGCTCCTGTGCTGCATAACCTCTCCTTTTAGGGTGTATGTATATCTCACAAGGAGAAAAACGCAAGCTAGAGCACGCAGGTGATACAGAAATGACTTTCGAGACAGCCCCCATGAATACATTGATTGATGACAAGAGTTTGCATGGGAAAGGCCCATACGAGTTAAGACCTTCAACAGACCGGGAGATTTAGCGGACACTTGTTTACTTGCAATTATACAGGTAAGTCATCTGTTGGTGTTATTAGaagaaatgattttaaatgtGTCTGTGAATGTAATGTTAtcttaaatgacatttttctaTGTGTTTTTCTTTGTTAGCGTTTAACACCACATGTCGGGATTAACTGATGTAGTAGAATTGATGCAGGCATGCCCTCAGGCGAATATTATTCTCTAGTCACTGTGTGTGTATGAAATGACCTGTCtgtgtatgtgatatatataaagacaatgCACAAACTTACCTTAGCACATCCaaatttatataatacaattgCAAAACTGTTATTAAATTGAAGCAAATTAATTTTACTGCTATCTGCTAAAATTGCAAATGAAATGTAAATCATCGTTTACGCCCTGAGTCCATTGATTTAATGAATATAATTTCCCGGTGTTTGTGGGATCTGAGCAtgtgaaatattcatttaactTTCAGATATGAAGTAAAACATTGATAAAGTCTGCAGCAAATGATTTATAgttacattgtttttatttcagaatgtATAAAGAAGGCGCATGTTAGACAACACACTTAAgctttataacaaataatgttgtaaaattgtgtatgttttattgGAACCATAAATATAACCCAGTTTGAAATAGGTTGGGAATTCGCATGTATCTGATGTTAGCTTTCAACGAAATTCTAAGTAAAAGGAACAATTCAATATACCTTTaatccagtatatatatcacctaatatttcttttttcaatattctttATGTCATATCTGGTCACATTGAAATGTATTCGGTCAAACACAACCGGACTAAACCATGATAAAATGAGAAAGAACCCCTCGGTTATATTGACATCCACAAATTCCATTTTTTGAAATAGTTGACGTGACGTAAGCCTCCCTAAACTCTATAAAATTTCGTTCCTATGAAAATTCCGTGTCATTTGAGAATGGCCACAAAATCTAACTAAGTTTTAAGGGGAAGGGTGATAGATTATTAACGATCTGTTTCAAAATCTTGTCTaaatttagagaaaaaaaaacaacatgcaTACTCTTTATTAAAACCGTCTCTTCCATGGAAACTGGCATTCTCAAGAATAAATCCCGATTAAAGAGATGTTACTCGAAGTTAATATCTACTGTGGCATGTTCTGATGTATGCAAGTCACCAGCAAAACTAATCCAAAACGGCTGCCCCCATGCTATTTATACGgtcatatttcatcaaaaatataatattaatgaaaaatatttttttctcttcatCAGGGGTGTGGAGAAAATCCATTCATTTGTTATGAACTGAACTGTATACATGGAGCATGATCATatcaaaatgttgaatattttcaattaaaatacatataggAGAGTTTTAAGTCATTATTGAATATAAAACGAAATTTGAAATAATCATTTCTGAAAAGAGACATCTTAACAGAATTTCCAATAGACCTTTTTAAAGCTCCTTAAAGCTACATCGTATCTACTGTGGTTTTAATAAAATTATTCCCCGACAtctttttattacaaaattattttgaaaagaatTTCGCACTTTCCCAAGCTAAAATAGTCTTGTAAATGCATCATCTGGTTAAGACTTTCATTTTGATCTTGCATTCACACAGACAGTTATTCTAAAGATAATTAATACAGTCATTAAGGTTGcatcaaaataatttattcGCGGCGGTTGATTCTAAAGTACCAATACGTAAAGGTTTTATAATGGATTCCTGATACTCAAAAGGAAATATAAAACCTTTGTTGGCAATAGTATAATAAGATTTTGTTTATTGTGGTTTAACTCGACGATAGCATAGATCGCTCGGTGTACACTTTTCCCTTGTAAAACGAAGAGATCTAAGCTTTTGCTCTCTCTTAATGAAAGCATAGGAATCCTAATACCTTTCTCACGACAACTGCGTTTACGTGTAACAGTAAAACCATGCATTAAAGCTGAATGGCCAACGTGTGAGACGCAATATTACTGCACTGATCGCTGAATGTATGAATATTTATTGGTTAAAAGTCATAAAACGCACAAACAACTGGTATCAATCTCATACAACTTTTCAATCTGCTTCAGTCAACATTGATTcgaatttattttcttttgctGCATACTGGGCGTTTGTTGTTTAGTATCAATGCAACTTCAGCgaattcattaattttttttgtaatttcattttgaaatattttgttttaacagtAATGATTTACCTTAAATCATTTTATCGAAAATACCATAATCAAATCGTTTTCTTTGCTGCATTTTCAGGTTTTGAGTGGGTAGAAGTAGTCATGATTTGTAACACCcgcataaaaaaaaaaaaaaaaaaatacacaagaCGCTGTTGCGCTTATATAGATGCAGACAGTTCAGTAAAAACACCAGAAATAAAGCAAAACATCAAATTATATGTTTTACGGTATTACGTTTTGTGGACACTCtagtagttgtacatgtacaatgtacattggaTTCTTATAAACATAGTTAAATCTGATATCTATAGCCTATGCTACATAAAAGGAAGAGGCATTTGTAATTTATGTGCATACAGTACTAGAACAAAACTGACTATGTAATAAACACGTTATACGGTTTTAAGTTAGTGGTACGAGTTTGTATCATTTTTGAGACGTAATAGCTGTCGATATATAACATAATCCaatttttcatttgatgttttttttttcaggaaaaatgTAAGACAATGGTGTTTTATAAAGAAGAACCCTAGCAGGAAAAAGCAGGTGAGACTGGTTGAAGTGCCATGTCAAAAGAAGGATTGATACGGAAGGTTTTGGCGGTCGTAGCGGTACTTGGAGCGATTAATCTGTTTGTATTCCTTGTATCATGGAAAAGACTAAACACAAAACCTCAATGTTCATTTACTAGTTTTCTACAAATGTCTGCGAATTTCATCTCTAGTAATGGTCGACGCTCTGTAGCTGAACATCTACCAGATTCCTGTTCTCGCTCATTTCTAGACCAGGAGGAATCTTCTATCAACAACTTCCGTAAAGCCATCAGAGATTTGATTCACGAATGCAATTCAAGGAGGCTATTGTTATCGCCACATCGGGAAATCTCAAACCAGCCAATTCTCACATTATTTACGTCATGGAAAGACGAAAAACATGTGCAAGAagttcataaaaaaacattagCGAACTGGAGCAGATTTTTACCAAAGTTTAACCTGGTTATGTTTACAAATGATAGTGTTGTGTCGGCTCAAGCAAAGGATTATGGGTGGACAACGTATCCTATCATGCATCACGCCGCTGGTGGCGCCCCGGTCTTAAAGACCATGTTTCAGACTGTCATATCTAACATAAACTCAACATTTTATGGCTATGCCAATAGCGATATCTTATTTACAGATGCATTATCGGATTCCCTTTATTTGATTGCAGAGAAATTCAAATCTCCGACATCTGTGTTTATATCCGGTATCAGGACAAATGTAATGAATGTATCCCTAAAAGAAGCTGCGTCATTTCCAAATATAGCCGCAGCAGCCACGGTACGTGGCAAACTTTTCGAAATCCATTCTGCTGACTACTTTCTTACAACAAAATGGTTTCCATGGGCCGATATCCCCCCACTTGTGATTGGTCGACGCGCTTATGATAACTACATAATATCTCATGCGCGAAAAATTAAAGCTACCGTCATTGATGCGACGGAAACAATTCCTGCCATTCACCAGACGACAGCAAAAGGCAACCAGGAAGGTATAACACGTCCGGATGCAGATTACAACGATCACTATCTTGTCAGACTTGGTATTACTCCAAAATACGAAAGCGGATTCGTAACATGTGCAGAGTGGAAATTGTATGAGTCCCTTTGCGGTGATATAGACATTATTCATAGACAATCATTGCCAAAATATTGTGTTCAGTAGTTAACTTTATATGTTTTCTCTTTATAAGAATTTATCGGTTCATTCTAGACTGATAGCTATTGTGCTTTCACTTATCAGAATATCCACATGTTTTTAGTTGCATACAATGCTAAAACAAGCTTATATTTTTACGTTGTTTCATCTTTTAAATTGGAAGTACGTGTATACTTTTGTATTATTTAGTCTATGACAATGCTTTATTGTGCCATGTTTGAACTGTATCCCATCGAAGTGTGATCtgataatataaacatacattattACTTTTGTTGCTCTTAGTCAAGAGATTCTCTTCATAATGCCAAATGCTTTCATATAAAGAAAAGAGTatctaaaaaaaagaaagaacgAAAGAAAAAATCTGAGCAGATTAGTGAAACGTTAAAACTAGTAGGCAATGCTTATTGTCATTACAAACTAGAAAAAGCTGAAGTTTAAGAAAAATGATACATTAGTAAACTTTCATCTGTTCTCGTTGATACGTGTAACATGGCAGTTTCTAGTGAATTTGTTCAATTGTCATCACTATGACAGTTAACTGTCCTCTACCAGTAAATCTCACGAAATAACTTATCAGTTATGAGTAACATTTACTCATAACGAACATTTCCTATGTTACGAAGAAAATAACATTCAATGTGTTTTGCGGCGTTGGTAACAACGGCAGCCGTGGTTTTGTTCAATACattttacgtttttaattaatCGATATATCCATAATCCACAATGTCCGTCtcagattaactatggttgtcaagcacagcggaaattgacacagatttagtagtgacgtggtcaaatgttGGAAGTGGACGCTTCAGCCATTTCTTGTTAGCATACTTCGTtgagaagttaaatatgcatCCATTTCctcaatattcagtttagtttttgacaaaatattctCTTAACGTTAAAAATATTCtcttgacgttagctttttgtGCAGATACCATCGGGTTACATGAGAAAACGCTAAAAGGCGTTGCTCAGTCCTTGCAAAATGGCGCagtctagttgacgttccgatTACGTCATAAATAGACGACGTCATTAATTATGGTACCGATTTCTACACTTAATCCGCTGAGAATTTTTTCACTGCGTATACGCTAATTTATTCTCAGTAGGACTATACTAACCTGAAGAAAGGAGGGAATGGGTTCCTATTGACATATGTCGTACAGCCAATTATTGTATGGAGTCATATGGAGACTTTCAGTATAGCAAAAAACCTAAAAGGTATGTTGTTAATAACCGTTAGCACATGACGTCACGATAACAAAGTGTTAAAGACCTCCAACCAACAAGTACgaattatcgctaaatcttatCTCTAGCTTAacaataatttaacaaaatccTTTCATCAAAACCTTACAGTCAAGAAAACGAAATAAATCGttgttaaatatataacataccatgGGTAACATAATGACAGATAATCTAGCCAATTCCCTTTAGGTAACAACGTTTTACATCATAAAAAACAGTAATGATGCCAACACACTTGCTTACATTATATATTCTCGAATCGGTGCATTTAGAGATGGCGTCGGCGGCCATCGTTTATCGTTTATCAGGCAACGACAATAAACATAAACTAGACATGGAGTTAGGATCTGTCTGCGATGCATATATTTAGTGACCTCAAGGTTGCAGACATGTTAATCTAATATCAATATTAGCCAGATAAGACTAAATACCGATATTGCTAGTACAGATAGGGGAGCTACGTGtctatttcattttcataccGTAACAAATGAATACTTCAATCACACTGCCAAGTAACCTTATTGTCACAACAGAGCGGATGATGTAAATATAGCTAAGATACAAAGAATGAGTTAAGAATTCAAATTATAAACTACGTctttgatattttctatttcattctTAAACTCCTACAACACCAAACTATCCCAATTTTACTGTAACGACCTTTGAACAGTGTGATATATGATCCCGATACATTGACCAGGGGAACATGGGGCTATAAATCTCATATAGAACGTGCAATAAATACTACAGGAGATTTCATTTTGTTCAGTACCTAGGTTAATTCTACTTCAGTCTCCAGATAAGTCTGACAGATGATAGGTGATGTTTTCCTTTCCATCAAAGACAAAGAAAAGCAATCAGTGCAGGGCCAAATCTcccacacattacattaatgaGTTTCATTTTAGTTCAGATTTAGAGTATATCTTAAATGATGATCGAATTTCCATTTCAAAAGAGATACTATAAATGCTTCCGGAAGCTTACATTTGAGCTACATTGAGAGGTTTGATTTCATCGGGAATAAACACGAatacaaaatgttatttaaGTGATATTAGTTAACTTttgaaacatcaaaatatatttgtgttttgtgAATATCAAGATATTGGTAAATCCCGAAACTATAGAAACACCGTTATCTGGACTTGTCAATATAACAAAGTACATGCTAGAATAGAGCATTAGAGAAAGAAGGAAAGAAAATACTTCACTTTGCGCTCTTtaacataattttttatttaattatttatttttttgcaaatgTTTTTTTAAGATACTAAATAATTCATTCGCAACACCATGCTACtccatatgtattttttaatgACCCAGCAGGACATGGTCCTTCTGATTGTTGCCAAAATATTCATTAACAGCATGTCTGACGTTAATAACACACCTAGAATTTAACTGAGTGAATGTGAAAGTTAATACATGAAGAAGTCCAGATAGAAAGACATTACTTGCTTGTCGTAATAAATTTGGTATGAAAGAGAACACCAGCGTATGCTAGTTGAGTTTGGTAAATGACAAGTATAGAAATTGACATAAAAAGAATCAATAGAAGTGATCCGAAATGTAAGAGAATGAAATATCTCTTGGTGCTAAAATACCATACTACTATGTACCATTTCATATAATCAAAAACTTTATCCATGCCATATACACCTAACATCACCTGTTAGTGATACCTAGTGCATATTTCGGACAGTTTCGTTTtcaaatcatatatacaatgtatatggtacCGACGATGATAAAGAGCCCATTCTGagtaaaaccaaacaaacacaaaacaaaaacaaaaacaaccaaaaacaacaacaacaacaaaatacagaTTAGGTAGTAATTTAATACTGGGTCCCTTTTAGAGAGCAGACAGAAAATAGTTAATGTCTAATTTATAAAACGAATATCATTGATTAACACTTAGTCACTTTGGGCGACATAAAAAGTTCAGTTAAGAAACAAGTACACGGGTATTGAAGTCCAACTATAGGTGTTTAAGCATTCCTTCTGAACTTGATAAAGTCGGTCTTCTATTTCTCCTAAAAGAGTAACAACCAGGACCATATTACTTTCCTTGCTATGGATTTCCAATTAGTTTGTATACAATTTTAGTAATCATATCGCTCAGAAAATGAGGACACCGTAACGTAACCCTTTGAATTAACATTTATTCccaatgtaattaaaatatagtctcatttataattaagataataaaacaatgtgtgttttatgtcatatataaaatcatatattGGGAGCTAGCATTTTATGTCCataatcattttgttttgtggTGATCAAACATCTCAGTACATGTGTACTCATTTTTGGGTAACATGCAGGTCCTGCGCTTTTTCCTGTTTAAGTGACATTTGAGAATCCAAGAATCGTAGAAGGCGACTTATGTGAAGGTGCAGTGGTATAGGGTAGTAAATTTtccctgtacaatgtataatgtacttTTTAGTCAATTCTAAAACCAATTTCCTAGTTGCAACACTAAGAATCTTTTACTTTTACCTTTAATTCTCTTGCTTTCCTTTCTTGTGTCTGTTTCTTCCCACATCACCGTTGtcatataattataaatgtagTGGGAACGTTAAACATGTCAAGCCACTTACTTATTGCaaaaaattttaacattttttattcgactttggtatatcacagCCAGTGTATGATTTAAGGGTGgcgtttcgatgactacactgtcaccttcatcagacaaataaCCAGTAATTGgctttggtatatcacaaccagtgtatgaTTTAAGggtgacgtttcgatgactacactgtcaccttcatcagaccttTATTGAAATGTCATCCAAAACTGGTTTGTGATATACGGAATTTAAGTCCACAATCATACTAATTCAGACAATCAATAAACATGGAGAACATACTTTATACCCATGGAAGCTATCGTAATGGTTGGTTTGGAGGTTTTATTTCCGTATTCTATCAAACAACATCAAATaacatcacaatgacagtgGCATATTTTACCAtctaataaacatattgttatCATATAACTGACTTGTTGTATCAGGATTCACATACAATGAATAAGTTACATGCTGTTTAAATTAGATCATATACTATtggataaaatatataagatacattgCTCTAAAAGTCATTTTATAGGCATTACAtattaatattatgtattatatagatTATTTAGGAACGGGATAGTCATTGATCCTGGAGAAAATATTACCCTGCTACACTTACAAGGTGTTGATACTGACCGTATTGGCCGTAAAACGGTTTTACAGACGCCCCCTAATTCGGAGAAGAAAGACGTCAGAAATTCCCGATGATTGACGAGCTGCTCCGTCCGCCCTTCAGATAAAAACGACATCGGGCAATCTAAGACACGTAAGCTGATTACAGGACCGGCTCCCCTGACTCTGAATCGAtttgtatttctgttttaaacAGTGCCTTCCTCTTTTATTATAAACGATGAAAGGCGACAGAACACAGGGACAGTCGTTGTAgtatacacaatgttataacaaGGAATACTACAATGTGTTTGGCTGTTACGGTGAACGTGGCTGTGTATAAAATACCTGGAAGGCATTACCTACTTCCGGTTAGaaacaggtacagtatacaaaGGCATGTACACATTATTTCTTAactattttgataatatttattatacacacataatacaaaatgtttataactAGCTTTgtaatgttaattatacacataatattttatattcatagctattttgataatatttattatacacATTTAATCCTAAATATGATGTTTGTTATATGTCCCGGTTGTGTAGGATGCAGTGTTAACTATAACACcggacatacatatatattcaacaCCTGCATTAAGGATAAATGATTTCGTAAGTTAGATAATTAATTCCTCTTTCATGATTCGTGTATCCATTGAACAATTTTATTTTGCATTAGCTCTAAATTGAGATGTTTTAATAATTGTTCTCAGTCTCATTCATGATTGCCCCTCTGCCTCTGTAAGGTGTCTCCGAGTCTGTGCCTCTCTTGTctacgtatatatatcatgtatatgtaactATCAAACCGTCCgtttgtccgtccgtccatcaTTGTCCAGTATCCCTTATGTGTACCATATGTGATATACGTATAACTGCGAAAGCCATTGTATCTTTCTGATTACTACTTCAGGTTGGACGGAGCACATATCTGAATTCCACAGTTATCCCAATGAATTTCACGCCTAGCCTGATGACGTCATCACACGTGATATAAAAATATCTCCAGTTTCGTGCCGCCATGGATAAATTCCTATCCGTATTTGCAATTCTCACTTTTTGTACAATAATCATCGCAATTATCAGTATAATTGCAATGAAACAGAATCGAGAAGTCATCAGTATCTGTAACATGGACGACTATCTtaaaataatgacgtcatatatatcGCATAGAGGTGTTACAAAAATTGAAGAGGAACTTTCCGAAAGATGTCTACAGGATAAACTAAATCCAGAAGAGGTAAAGAAATTCCGACATTCTTTGAGTAATATGATACAGTCATGCAATAGCATTAAAAGCGATATCAGAAAAACGATTCGTGAACCAATACTGACCCTGTTTACATCCGTAGATCCTACACATGCTGAAGTCACTTTACGTACGCTACAAAACTGGGCATCATTTATGCCTTACATAAACCTTGTTATGTTTACAAATGATGGCCAAATTACGAAACAATCACGTGATCACGGATGGACAGTATTTCCGGTGACCCACGCTGGAATTGACGGAATACCAGTGCTCAAGACTATGTTTCAGCAAGTGATAAGGGAATTCAGCACCCCGTACTACGGATTTGCTAATGGCGATATACTGTTCACGGACACATTGTTAGAGAGTTTGTCAGTCACTCGAAAATATTTCAACCATGACGAGAACGTTATGCTAACTGGAAGAAGGATCAACGTTCCGCATCTGACAAATAAAGAACTGGTTTCTTATAAATATATGGAAAAGGTGGCAAAAGACAGAGGTGAATTATTCGTTATTTCATCAGAAGATTACTTCattacaacaaaacattttgcaTGGCACAGCATTCCTGATTTAATTATAGGAAGACCAGCCTACGACAACTGGATTGTTGCGCATGCGCGATGTAATCATATTAAAGTTGTTGATACGACTAACACAATTCTAGCCATTCACCAAACTACTGATAAAGGAAACAAGAATGGGCATGCGCACAAATCCGCAAACTATAACGATGCACTATTAATCTCATCACGGGCTCCGCGTGATTACGTTAAGGGGTTCATAACGTGCCCGGAATGGTACTCATATGAAAATTTGTGTGGTGATATAGAAATTACAAAACGACTGGCCATTCCCCTGTCATGTGCATGCTGAACCGATATTGGTATAGTTCGAGACTGttattttcttaaataaacAGTAGTGGCTATCGGTACGATATACATCTAGACACCAAGGAACATTTTATTAGCGTATGGATAGATGACAAGGTTTTTTATGCATATATAATTGGGGATGGGGGCTGGGGGTGGTAAGTGCTGGGGGATataacaggtgttatatagaAACAATACCTGGATGTAATAGGATTATGTGGCAGTTTGTGTGTTTGGTTGGGGTGTGTGtcgggagggggagggggggggggggggggggtattagGAAGTGTTTAGAGATACGCATTATATTTAATTGGAGTGAAGTTCAAATGCAGTTTTATTGTTAGATGAAAACCTGAGCCACCAGAAATAAACATGTGCTCTGGCGAAAGGACCTAtgcttttttattttcattcggAGATCATACGCGCTACCAACTTAATGTTTTACTACGTGTTTGTGTATTTTCGTGCCTT
This DNA window, taken from Pecten maximus chromosome 3, xPecMax1.1, whole genome shotgun sequence, encodes the following:
- the LOC117324302 gene encoding uncharacterized protein LOC117324302; this encodes MSKEGLIRKVLAVVAVLGAINLFVFLVSWKRLNTKPQCSFTSFLQMSANFISSNGRRSVAEHLPDSCSRSFLDQEESSINNFRKAIRDLIHECNSRRLLLSPHREISNQPILTLFTSWKDEKHVQEVHKKTLANWSRFLPKFNLVMFTNDSVVSAQAKDYGWTTYPIMHHAAGGAPVLKTMFQTVISNINSTFYGYANSDILFTDALSDSLYLIAEKFKSPTSVFISGIRTNVMNVSLKEAASFPNIAAAATVRGKLFEIHSADYFLTTKWFPWADIPPLVIGRRAYDNYIISHARKIKATVIDATETIPAIHQTTAKGNQEGITRPDADYNDHYLVRLGITPKYESGFVTCAEWKLYESLCGDIDIIHRQSLPKYCVQ
- the LOC117324303 gene encoding uncharacterized protein LOC117324303; translated protein: MDKFLSVFAILTFCTIIIAIISIIAMKQNREVISICNMDDYLKIMTSYISHRGVTKIEEELSERCLQDKLNPEEVKKFRHSLSNMIQSCNSIKSDIRKTIREPILTLFTSVDPTHAEVTLRTLQNWASFMPYINLVMFTNDGQITKQSRDHGWTVFPVTHAGIDGIPVLKTMFQQVIREFSTPYYGFANGDILFTDTLLESLSVTRKYFNHDENVMLTGRRINVPHLTNKELVSYKYMEKVAKDRGELFVISSEDYFITTKHFAWHSIPDLIIGRPAYDNWIVAHARCNHIKVVDTTNTILAIHQTTDKGNKNGHAHKSANYNDALLISSRAPRDYVKGFITCPEWYSYENLCGDIEITKRLAIPLSCAC